A window of Mobiluncus massiliensis genomic DNA:
CAATAAAATCCGCAGCGGTTTGACCCGCCGACAGCTTTACCGGCTCCGCGGGGATGGAGTCCGCATGAGTGCTGGTTTCAGCGGCGCCAGCCTCCCAGGGCGGGGAAAGAATTATCGCCCCCGGTAGTACCAGTGCTAGCGCCAGTATCCAAGACACGGTTTGTTTTACGGATACTCTCATGGGGACTCCTCACTATCGACCGCGCTATTGAGTGCAACGCGGCAAGTTTTTGTGTTCAATCTCCAGATAATCTGAGGAAACACAACTGTTTTATTCTATCTGACCCCACCTGGAAAGGCCAGCTTGCCCTTACCTTTTAACCATGCCCCGCACCCACAGGCAGCTCCAGGCCGTCCCCCCGAATCAGCGCCGCGGTTCCTCCCGCTGGACGGCGCCACACTCAGGCCGACTCCGGGAAAGTTACTTCGATGCGCGTGCCCTTGCCGGGGGTTGAGTTCACTGTAATCTCCGCCGAATGCAAGATAGCGGCGTGCTTGACGATAGATAACCCCAAACCGGTACCCCCGGTCTGTCGCGAATGGGACTTGTCCACCCGATAAAACCGTTCAAACACGCGCTCCTGATCCTCGTAAGGAATCCCGATACCCGTGTCGGTCACAATCAGCTGGGGCCTGCCCAGATGCGTCCCCGCCCAAACGTTCACCTCGCCGCCCTCGCGATTGTACTTAATCGCGTTGTCTACCAGGTTATACACCATCTCACCCAGGAGCGGCTCCACCCCGGTGAGCGTCGTGTGCGAACCGGACAAGGTCAGCTTCACATCGAAAGATGCGGCGCGAGGCTGCAGCCGCTCCACCACCGTGCGGCACAAATCAAACAACTCGACCTCCCCCGCTTCTGCCGGCAGACCGCCCTCGTCCAGGCGGGACAGCTCCATAATGTCGCCAATCAGGTCTAGCAGGCGGGAGGACTCCTGGTGAATGCGCTCGGCAAAGCCCGGAATGTCCTCATCTTTCACCAAACCGTTGCGGATAATCTCGGCATATCCAGAGATGGAGGTCAGCGGGGTTTTCAACTCGTGAGACACGTTAGCGGAAAACTCGCGGCGGGAACGTGCGGCGGCTTCCTTGTCCCGATTTTGATGTTCCAGACGTTGCAGCAGCGGCAAGAACTCGGGGTAAATCGGGACTGTTTCGTGGTCCTTACCGTAGGCCTGGAGCATATCGTGGGGCAGGGGAGGCTCCGCCGAGTCAGAGCAGCTCGGCTCGTCTTCCGGCTTCGTGTCGGTGTAGGCTCCCGAGCCGAAAACCCCGCCACCGCCGAAAACGCTGGAGTTCCCGAAAACCCCGGTGTGTCGCCCAATCTCGGGCAGCCGGTCGCGGTCATAAGGGGTGCCCGAGAGCGGATGGTTCAGGTCAATCTGTTCCAGCGGCTCGACAATGAGGCGAGCCTGACGCCGCGCAATCAGGAAAGACAGCCCGAACACACCCAGGGCAATGCCGCCCAAAATCGGCAACCCGGACAGGGCCGTGGCATAAAACGTGCGGACGGGACGCGCCACGCGGACGATTTTGCCCGACGGGATAGCCCGCGCGTAGTAGCACATATCCGCGCCGATAGTGTCAGAATCACGCACCACGATATCCGAGCCCAACCCGTGCGCTTTGCGTTTCTGAGCCGAGACAATCTCAGGCCGGCTCGCGTGGTTGGCCATCTGAGCGGCGGGAACTTCGGAATCATAGAGAACCTCACCGTCACCGGTTACCAGCGTCAGGCGAACCCCGGGGGTCTGACGGTGAAAATCGGTGAGCATCTGGGTCTGAATATCATCGGTATGATGTTCCAGGCTCAGCGCCAACAGGTTGCCCTCTTCGGTCAGAGTATCCAAAATGTTGGCGCGATTGACCTCGTAAAAGAACAAAACGGAACCGACATAAGCAAGCACCAGGGCTATGGCAGAAATACCTGAGATAGCCCCCAGAATCTTGCGTCGCATATAATCTCCCTTGATTCGATGGCGATTACGCTAACAGCGCCCTCATTCGGAAATCTTGTAGCCGACTCCGCGCACGGTTTCAATGTGTTTTGCGGCCGGGCCGAGTTTCTTGCGTAGCGTGCGAATATGCACATCGACCGTGCGCGTCTCGCCGTGGAAACTGTATCCCCAGATGGAATCCAGCAGTTTGTCGCGGGAAAACAAAATCCCCGGCTGGCTCATGAGTTCCTCTAACAGCTGGTATTCCTTTAGAGTCAGTTTCACCTCCCGGCCCTCAACCGCGACCGTGTGGCGGGGCAGGTTCAGGTCAATAGTGCCTATGGTGAGGATTTCCTCGTCCTCCTCAGTGGGGTCGGCGGGACGAGCCACGCGGCGCAGCACCGCCCGGACTCGCGACACCAGCTCCATCATGCCAAACGGCTTGGTGATGTAGTCGTCCGCCCCCAAGTCCAAGGACTTGACCTTGTCGAACTCGGCGCCTTTCGCTGTCACCATGATGACCGGAATGCCCTCGGTTTCAGGGTTTGCCCGAATCCGGCGCAGAATCTGGATACCATCAACGCCAGGCAGCATAATGTCCAGCAAAATCATTTCCGGGAGCAGCTCTGCCATCGCTTCGCGAAATTCCTGGTAATCAGCGAAACCCCGAGCGGTAAAACCGGTGGAACCGAGGGTGTAAACGACCAAATCCCGAATGTTCAGGTCGTCCTCGACAAAATAAATCACACTCCCATTATTCCAGGGAGCGCCCGATTCAGGCTGATTTTGTGTCGAAGATGACATCGTGTACCCCCGTTATCGAGAAATCCACCCACTCAGCGATGTTCGTGGCGTGGTCGCCGATACGTTCCAGATATTTGGCAATCATGATGACGTCGATAGCCTTTTGGGCGTCCGCGGCATCAGCATGCACGATGAAATCAATCATCTCGGTGGCGACATCATCGAACATTCGGTCTACCGCATCGTCCGCCGCCTGGGTGGCGGTAGCCAAAGCTAGGTCGCGGTCGACAAAAGACCGAACCGCGTCGTGGACCATCTCGGAAGTTTTCGCTGCCATCTGAGGGATTTTGGGGAATCCTCGCACCAGGGACATATCCGTAGACTTCACGATTTCCGCAATGTCCGCGGCCTGGTCGCCGATACGTTCCATGTCGGTGATCATTTTGAGAGCGGCGGAAACCTGGCGTAAATCCCCCGCCACCGGTTGCTGCTGCAACAGCAGCTTCAGACACAGGTGCTCGATGTCCCGCTCCATCTGATCGATTTGGGCATCAGCCCGAATCACTTCACGAGCGATTTCATCGCTGGAACTGGACAGGGCCACCATAGTCTGACTGATGGCCTGTTCACAGAGCTCTCCGGTCTGCACCAGCATTTCGTTGAGCTGCATGAGTTGTTGATCGAATCGGGATCGCATTACCTCTCTACTTTCTGTTCCATAACTCAGAACTGTATTTCCCTGCCGTGCGCCAGCGGGGTCCGCTGGGGCACGCGAAAACAGTGTTAGCTGAACCGACCCGTGATGTAGTCCTCGGTACGCTGGTCCGAAGGTACGCTGAACAGGGTTTCCGTGTCGTTGTACTCCACCAGTTCGCCCAGCAGGAAGAACGCCGTGTTGTCGGCGATGCGCGAAGCCTGCTGCATGTTGTGGGTCACAATCACGATGGTGTAATCCCGAGCCAGGTCCACGACCAGTTCCTCAATCTTGGAGGTAGAGATGGGGTCCAGGGCGGAGGTCGGTTCGTCCATTAAGATGACGTCCGGTTCGGTAGCCAAAGCGCGGGCGATGCACAGGCGCTGCTGCTGACCGCCGGAAAGCCCCACGGCGGACTTGTTTAAGCGATCCTTTAACTCGTCCCAAATCGCGGCTTGACGCAGGGAACGCTCCACGATTTCGCTCAGTTCCCGGTGATTGCGAATCCCGTTGATGCGCGGCCCATAGGCGATGTTGTCAAAGACCGACTTGGGGAACGGGTTGGGCTGCTGGAACACCATGCCCACCCGCTTACGCAGGGCGATGGCGTCCATATCCTTGAAAATATCCGCGCCGTCCAGCAGTACCTGACCGGTGATGCTAACGCCCTTGACCAGGTCATTCATTCGGTTCAAGGTTTTCAGGAAGGTCGACTTGCCGCATCCGGAGGGGCCAATCAAAGCCGTGATTTTGCGGGGCTGAATGTCGATGTTGACTCCCTTGAGAGCCTCGAAATCGCCGTAATGCAGGTGCAGGTCACGCGCGGAAAACTTGGCGGTGGTGGAATTTTTGGGCGCAGTGGGGGACTCCAAAACGTTAGTTTGCGCAGTCATGAGTGATTATTCCTTTCCTTTAGGGTGGAAACGGTCGGTGAAGTTCGTAGCGTCAATAGTCGGTTCGGCATGGTTCACCGTGTCAGTAGCGGGGACGGGAGTGTCGGAGTTGGCCTTACGCCACTTGCCTTTGCCGCCCTTGGGGGCCTGGTCAGACAGGCCCGCCAGGCTGGCGTGAACCCGTTTCGTGATGGTGCGAGCCAAAATCGAGAACAGGAGGGCGATCAGCACCAGCACCGCGGCAGAGAAGTTGGCGATGTCCACCGCGTTGGGTTCCACCGCTTCGGTACGCATGGCCCACACGTGCAGCGACAAGGTCTCGCCGGGACGCATGGGGTTGAATGCGTTGGTGGGGGAGGTGATGTCCGTGGAGGACCAGTTGATGTTGGTGGACATACCGGCGGTGTAGAGCAGGGCGGCAGCCTCTCCGAAACCGCGTTCGGCCGCCAGCACCACCCCTGTCATCAGGTGGGGGAGAGCCGCCGGGAGCTGCACCCGCACAATGGTGGTCCAGTGGGTCGCACCCAAGGCCGCCGAACCGTACTTCAGGTCCGAGGGTAGTGCCCGGAGAGCCGACTCGGTGGACGTGGTGACCAGGGGCAGATTCAGAATCGAAACCGCCAAAGCTCCGGCCAGCAGGTTCCACTGTTGCCCCACCATCAGGATAAAGACCAGGTAACCGAACAGGCCGACCACGATGGAGGGCAGGGAGGACAGGGACTCGATAGAGATGCGGATGAACCCGGTCCAGCGGTTCTCTGGCGCGTACTCAGCCATGTAGATTCCGGCGGGAACGCCGAGGGCGACGGACACAATCAGGGACAAAAACACCAGGTAAACGGTGTTGAACACCTGGTTCATGATGCCGTCACGGGTGAAACTGAGGAATATGGGGTCAAAACTCAACAGGCCGCGAATCACGATGTAGGCTGCCAGCGCCACAATCAACATCAGGAAGAAACCCCCGATAGCGCCAAAGACGCCGGTCATCAGGTTGTTGACGCTCTTGGCACGGCGAATGCGGTGTTCCATCTGGGTGGAAAGACCCGAAGCGGTAGTCGTAGCGGTACTCATCGATCCTGCTTCCTCTCTGCGCCGATGATGTGAATCACAAAAATAAAGAACATCGAGATGAGGAACAGCAGCAAAGCCATGGTCCACAATGCCGAGTTGTGTTCGCCGCCGTTGGTGGTGTTGCCCATGTCGGCGGTAATCGCCGTGGTCAAGGAACTGGTCGGAGAGAGAATATCGGCCGGCAGGGCGCGAGTCTTGCCGATAACCATCGCGACCGCCAGAGCCTCACCAAAAGCCCTGGCCAGACCCAGAATAATGCCGGTCAAGATGCCTTTCTTGGCCGCGGGCAGGACGATGTGGTAAATCGACTGCCAACGGGTAGAACCCAGGCCGTAGGCGGCTTCCCGATAATCGTAAGGAACCGCGGTAATCGCGTCGGCGGAAACGGTGGTGATGGTCGGGAAGATCATGACCGCCAGGACGATGCCAGCCGCCAGGACCGAATAGCCGCCCAGGGGGGCGTGAAAATAGTCTCGAATAAATGGCACCAGGACGGTCAAACCGACCCAGCCGTAAACCACGGAAGGGATACCGAGGAACAGTTCCACCGCGGGACGGAACAAGCGCTCACCCGCGCGTGGGGCGATTTCCGTGATGAACACGGCGGCTCCCACCGCGAAAGGCGTGGCGATGGCCAGACCCAGGAAACAGGTCATCAGCGAACCCAGAATAAAGATCAGTGCGCCGACACTGCCGCGCAGAGTCAAATCCGGGCTGTCCTGCGGATTCCAGTCCGGGGAAAACAGGAATTCCCCCACGGTGTGCTGGAACGCGGTAAAGGTGAAAGAACCCTTGTACAGCAGGAACAGGCCAATAACGACCGTTAGTACGATGAGGGAAACACCTGCAATCGCCACGATGGTCCCGCCGATTTTGTTTGCCAAACGGAAACGTTTATCCGCCCCGTTCGAGTCGAGCCGCCGCCGAGCCGGAGATGAACCCGCCGCGGAATTACGCGCCTGCGGGAGCGCTGAATCTGAGGAGTTGAGACGAGTGGACACGTTAGGTTCAGTCATCTCAATTTCCGTCGATTCAGGCTCCCGCACCGAAGAAGCCGTGGTAGCCATTAGTTCAGTTGCGCCTGAGCCTCTTTAGGCTGCGGGGTCAGGGTGAGTATCGGTGGCTTCCTTGGACATCTTGGAAGATACGCCGTAGCCCATCTTTTCCAGGTCGCCAGCGAACTTGTCGCCCATCATGTAGTCAAGGAACGCTTTGGTTACCTCATCGGGGTCGCCCTTGGTGTACATGTGCTCGAAGCCCCACACCTTGTATT
This region includes:
- a CDS encoding response regulator transcription factor, whose protein sequence is MIYFVEDDLNIRDLVVYTLGSTGFTARGFADYQEFREAMAELLPEMILLDIMLPGVDGIQILRRIRANPETEGIPVIMVTAKGAEFDKVKSLDLGADDYITKPFGMMELVSRVRAVLRRVARPADPTEEDEEILTIGTIDLNLPRHTVAVEGREVKLTLKEYQLLEELMSQPGILFSRDKLLDSIWGYSFHGETRTVDVHIRTLRKKLGPAAKHIETVRGVGYKISE
- the pstB gene encoding phosphate ABC transporter ATP-binding protein PstB, yielding MTAQTNVLESPTAPKNSTTAKFSARDLHLHYGDFEALKGVNIDIQPRKITALIGPSGCGKSTFLKTLNRMNDLVKGVSITGQVLLDGADIFKDMDAIALRKRVGMVFQQPNPFPKSVFDNIAYGPRINGIRNHRELSEIVERSLRQAAIWDELKDRLNKSAVGLSGGQQQRLCIARALATEPDVILMDEPTSALDPISTSKIEELVVDLARDYTIVIVTHNMQQASRIADNTAFFLLGELVEYNDTETLFSVPSDQRTEDYITGRFS
- the pstA gene encoding phosphate ABC transporter permease PstA, producing the protein MSTATTTASGLSTQMEHRIRRAKSVNNLMTGVFGAIGGFFLMLIVALAAYIVIRGLLSFDPIFLSFTRDGIMNQVFNTVYLVFLSLIVSVALGVPAGIYMAEYAPENRWTGFIRISIESLSSLPSIVVGLFGYLVFILMVGQQWNLLAGALAVSILNLPLVTTSTESALRALPSDLKYGSAALGATHWTTIVRVQLPAALPHLMTGVVLAAERGFGEAAALLYTAGMSTNINWSSTDITSPTNAFNPMRPGETLSLHVWAMRTEAVEPNAVDIANFSAAVLVLIALLFSILARTITKRVHASLAGLSDQAPKGGKGKWRKANSDTPVPATDTVNHAEPTIDATNFTDRFHPKGKE
- a CDS encoding ATP-binding protein, with the translated sequence MRRKILGAISGISAIALVLAYVGSVLFFYEVNRANILDTLTEEGNLLALSLEHHTDDIQTQMLTDFHRQTPGVRLTLVTGDGEVLYDSEVPAAQMANHASRPEIVSAQKRKAHGLGSDIVVRDSDTIGADMCYYARAIPSGKIVRVARPVRTFYATALSGLPILGGIALGVFGLSFLIARRQARLIVEPLEQIDLNHPLSGTPYDRDRLPEIGRHTGVFGNSSVFGGGGVFGSGAYTDTKPEDEPSCSDSAEPPLPHDMLQAYGKDHETVPIYPEFLPLLQRLEHQNRDKEAAARSRREFSANVSHELKTPLTSISGYAEIIRNGLVKDEDIPGFAERIHQESSRLLDLIGDIMELSRLDEGGLPAEAGEVELFDLCRTVVERLQPRAASFDVKLTLSGSHTTLTGVEPLLGEMVYNLVDNAIKYNREGGEVNVWAGTHLGRPQLIVTDTGIGIPYEDQERVFERFYRVDKSHSRQTGGTGLGLSIVKHAAILHSAEITVNSTPGKGTRIEVTFPESA
- the phoU gene encoding phosphate signaling complex protein PhoU, with the translated sequence MRSRFDQQLMQLNEMLVQTGELCEQAISQTMVALSSSSDEIAREVIRADAQIDQMERDIEHLCLKLLLQQQPVAGDLRQVSAALKMITDMERIGDQAADIAEIVKSTDMSLVRGFPKIPQMAAKTSEMVHDAVRSFVDRDLALATATQAADDAVDRMFDDVATEMIDFIVHADAADAQKAIDVIMIAKYLERIGDHATNIAEWVDFSITGVHDVIFDTKSA
- the pstC gene encoding phosphate ABC transporter permease subunit PstC, which gives rise to MTEPNVSTRLNSSDSALPQARNSAAGSSPARRRLDSNGADKRFRLANKIGGTIVAIAGVSLIVLTVVIGLFLLYKGSFTFTAFQHTVGEFLFSPDWNPQDSPDLTLRGSVGALIFILGSLMTCFLGLAIATPFAVGAAVFITEIAPRAGERLFRPAVELFLGIPSVVYGWVGLTVLVPFIRDYFHAPLGGYSVLAAGIVLAVMIFPTITTVSADAITAVPYDYREAAYGLGSTRWQSIYHIVLPAAKKGILTGIILGLARAFGEALAVAMVIGKTRALPADILSPTSSLTTAITADMGNTTNGGEHNSALWTMALLLFLISMFFIFVIHIIGAERKQDR